Genomic segment of Mercurialis annua linkage group LG6, ddMerAnnu1.2, whole genome shotgun sequence:
ttcgtAATACATCATGCATAATTATATCATCTTACTTTTTAATCGCAAAGTCagacactctagactgactcataATGATCACagagcctattgacacccaataggtagttggtctctttggACCGCACGTTAGACATTCATCTTCAAATCAACGAATACAACAGAATTTATATagtcaaatctatcaaacaaaacatcttatacgagcaaatcatataggtGCAaggtatttaataataatattcacgatataagaaaataacttttataataatacgcaaaagtaaattgccactcacagtgaccgctttccgaataataataatataaagatcccatgaacttcatgcgtcgtttgatcacacagctattccagctcatcggcatggtagctcgtcgatacgtcagttcctattcaaatcatatgtacgtttaattcataaacgtagacttaatctcaaaaccctaagttataaacttaggttaatataatcgtatttcaaatacgattcttaactttaatCGTACTTTAATACCTAATCAAGATATTCgatatatctcttattcatcgattcttaAACTCGGGTTCCTTATATCCCAAAACCCTATTCGAActcgttatgttcgatatccaaatttcttattttcggGGTTcgtgattcacttttaatgtccgacactcttaaagtcggaaaacggggtcatagAAAGGTAAAAATACCTTATAGATGCTTCAAATAAGTTATGCACCCGCATAACCTTAATGCGCGCACGCACAAGATACATATGCGCCCGCGTAAGATaattacgcgcccgcgtaacattctTACGCGTCCGCGCAAGACAGTTACACGCCCGCGCAAGAcagttacgcgcccgcgcaacatacttacgcgcccgcgtaacatacttacgcgcccgcgtaactatgttacgcgcccgcgtaacttggttacgcgcccgcgtaacgtTCTTATAATCGTTTTCAATACATTCCGACATGCTTCCTTAGTATTTTCCGTATTCCGACTTTCAAACAACGCGTAAACGTGCCAAAAACACCAATTCTAaactcaaaacgctataatcgaatccaaaaatcaataaatttatataatcgTTTTATGGcataaaactttaactcgatatataatccaattcatccattaaaaaggcgaaacgtcaaACTTACCATGATTCGCCattgaaatacgatcaattcgagctatggaacgtcggaaacggacgagaaacggcgaagcggcgacggatcgtaacgatcgtcatttttttttcttttctgctCCTGAcctctttcttcttctcttgATCATTCTAGCTTCTTCAAGATCTTAAATATATTTGGCTAACtgtccattttgatccttcatttctttaacttaaaccatttctcttttaaactttctaatttaaccaaacggttaaattattcttttagcTCAATTACTTaggtattatttatatttaaataaataatactatcccaaaattattattttccgtcaataatcttctaattactattctcgatatTTAATTTGCTAACTTacaatttggtccttgaacttttcaaaaattgcaatttagcccaaaacgcatccgcgtccaaattttaaaaggtctccgattgacccgaaacttttatcacatatactataaaacatttcgtggaccttggcgaaataatatcccttcgggttttatatggttaaattaccattttagtccctgtactttattttgcgactttcttaacatttttcttttctaattccaattccaactttagaactggaatatgatattaaatttccCGCGATAATCTTttcaaaaccgtcctgctaaaattttaacatttatcttaatttctcggaaatctttccgatatcgccactccggcgactTAACACTAGACACGTGGTCCCATttacatacttaaatattttggggtattacagtatttctgccgtttttagtatatttatggtgcatttacagtgtttatggtgtatttgcagtgtttatggtgtatttgcagtgtttcatggtgtaaaccacaaaaaacactacaaataccataaatacactatatatacactatttatacactatatattcactaatcttacactatataaacaccgtaaaaacactatatatacactactgttacactataaaaaataaaaaaatattccaggaaaaaatctataaaaataaaaattaacacaatatatacactatataaaaaaattgtcggtcggttcggtcggttcggtcgaccgaatcaaaaaaccaaaaatcgaaattggaaaccgaaaaaggtatttgtgaaattaaaaaaaggatatttttcgtaattaaaaaaaatcagaaaagaaaaatcaaaacttgcaatgtaaagttgtaattaAGATGTTGAAACATGTATTCTGGAAAATTACCACTACTCTAACACCTTATTTGGTTCAAGTTAATatactttttgaaaaatatatacaGAAAGTAATTTATATCTTTGTTTAGTTTATCTAAATATTCCTAAAAAAGTTACATGTTATTTTAATTCACTGAATATTAAAAAGTATATtactttttatcaaaaaaatgatattattttcattaattaattaaaacaactaaatataaagaTATTTAGTGTCTATTGCATCTATTCAACGGAATGTAAACCTTAGCTAAACATTTTTAAGAGAGTGATTTCCTTATTAACTATCAACTTTCTGAAAAGTAGGAAATATTTTTTGTAACAAGTAAAGAACTCGTTTTAACTTcggaaaaattttaatttcttatttaacttagggttaattttatataaaatcactacctttacatgttttttcattttaatcgtGTCCTTTAAAAACtgtcaaataaaatcagcacatttcattttattttttttgcaaatctatcacgaatgtgaaaattcggtgtatttttgttgactcgACAATCGgaatcaaaaagaaaagagtAAGTGAAATGTAGTTTTTGTGTTAATAGGGCAGTAGTCAGATTAAGACATTTATTTGAGAGGAAAAAGACACCTGCTTTTACTCATCGATgctagatttgaaaaaaaaagtggtgattttatatggaattaaccctttaacttatttctaaaaaaatacaccaaatggatcctaaaaaaatactatattgTATCCCAATTGTAAAGAAAATAAAGATAGAGCACTTcagttttatttgtttcttaaggcCTAatcaggctaataatcacccatggtcTCAATTTTaagggtacgggcgctaaaccctctgatgtttaaaaacagGCGCTAAACCTCCTGATTTTTGTGGCAGCGCTCACTAAAGCCCTTTTGGGCAAAAATACCCCTAGCGCCGTCGTTTGTTTGGCGGTTGTCTTCTAAAACAGAAAAAGAAATTGACAGCACCAAGTGTTAGTTGACATgtcatcaaaagacaaaaaaaaaacccaaaacaccgctaaatataatatctgataaaatgaaaaaacctAACCCAAAATCCAACCACTCATTCAAACCCAAACCACCACTGATCTAACCGCTGCCGCCACCCGACCaccaccggaaaattttccggtcatcttctccgagtgaatgatgaccggaaaattttccggtcaccgAAAAAATAACAGATCCGCCATggcggatctgttcttgaggaacagatccggaagatgaccggaaaattttccggtggtGGTCGGGTGGGTGTGGTCCTGTCGGGTGGGGGTGGTCCGTTCGGGTGTTGTGTTAATCTTTTGATTTAGATTgggttgttttatttttttgtctttttctaaattaaattagtggtattttgggtgtttgaaatttttaaggtattttacTGACGTTGCAGATGATGTGAcagtgtcagatttttttttaagaatgtcaGTTGACCAGAAAatcggcgccaggggtattttggtcatatttggggcttagggggtttagtgagcgccgccacaaaaatcagggggtttagcgcccgtacccctaaagttgaggggccatgggtgattattagccgccTAATCATTCATATATACTTGgcttttttgactttttttatattttaaacttttaaaatcttcaattttacacccatttttttaattttcgggttctttttaattaaagtttttttacTCTAGAAAACGTTCAACTATATTCTTCATATTTGAGACATAGTCTAAACGAGcctttaatattttgaaaagaacTAAAAAATGAGATCATGTGTCAAATATGATGAagaatattttaacttttttctaaatggaATAACTCCAATTCAAAGATAAAGAtacaattaaaactgaaaattaaaaaatgagataaaattgacgattttaaaaagAGTTATTGGTATCATATACCACCATTTTTCgcgtttttttcgatttaagtacaattttaaaaacgtGACACCATATATCCCACCCTTTAATTATGTGGTATATATAGTCTAAACGTCTTATACAACGTTGTTTTGGTCATTCACATGGCCAAACACGACATCATTtctacaaaaaataaaacatgaaacgcAAATCAGATTATAGGATGAAAAGATTGGAACGTGAGATGAGACGTTTCATAAATTGTGTTTAAATCGAGAAAAACGCTAAAAGTAGTGATATATGAtaacaataattcttttaaaaatttgagaaaTAAACAGAAAAggtaaaaaagataaaatactttaaaatgattaagtcctttttttaaaagaagCAATTGCGCTTTTACATGATGAAACTATACATTTATAAATACAAGAATGAGTTGCAAAAAATTGCCGCATTGACGTGTAAAGGTCAGTTTTAGATAATTTTGGTTCCGGCTTGCCTCAATGCTCATGCAGTCATTTCGCCACTTCCATCTTGTGCACCGGCTTACACAATACCTACCACGAAATAGAAAGAACTTAATCTAgctcaataaaataaaaaatcctgATACAGATTTTGGACATTTAAACATGTTAATATTCCCTCTTGATAAAATCTCTGTACAGCCATTAATTCTCACAATGTTTAGTCTGAGAGTCACTATTTGCTTTGCTTTTCTCCACAGTATAATCATATTCATACATGGATATCAATTGCACGGTAGCAATCATCAATGATTGCCAACAAAAATCAAAAGAGCTAGCTGAAAGGACAAGAACTTAAACGTGTAATCATCAATTTATTTTCCTAATCCCTATTGATAGCAGCACACAGTCAATTCACTTGACCTAACCATTCCATTTCAACCTTGCTTGCTCTTCCGACTTCCATTTTCAATCGCTATTCCCAGGTGCCCTCTGCAGAATATTCCCAAGCAACCTCTGGTCGAAAATCATATTCGGTATCTACATAAGAAAGACACCCGGTTAATTTAACAAGTAATCAATTATATATCTTGACCTTGAACTTCTACTTAAGAGAAACGGAGATCACCACCTTGTCTCCAAAGaaaattttagtattattaGCAATAGCTTCAATAAATTTCAGTTCAAGAAATTCGGAAGTGAGCTTCAACTTGTTTGCTTCAGCTTCTTTCAACACACTGAAAAAATAGAGACATCAGCTTTATGTATACCTTCAGATATCACTTAGATATTCTACTAGAAACAAAAATATTCTGAAAGAAAAGAGATGCCAGACATACCGGTAAAAAGCGGCATCTGCCAAACTCTTTTCTTGAGCCATATACATTTGATTCTCGATTTCTTGCTGCCTCCTCGAACTGTCTTTTTCCATCAGTTTTTGCTCCATGAGGATCTTGCTCACATTAGCATTCTTCTCAGCTTCACTGATGGCCATTTTCTTTGTCGTCTCTGCTTCTTTCTCAACTACTTTTTGTCTCTCAATAGCAATCAAGACCTGCAGAGTAACACACAGTAAACAGCATCAAACACTACCTTGTATTACAAGTGTGATTGGAACTCCAGCACATAGGCACATAAAGTATTGGTCTTTCAGAGAAGAGAAACTTGGAAGCGTAAAACTGAACAATGTCATAGCACCCAAGTTGTCACTGGTTTTGCAATATTTCTACACAAAAACCACAATATATAACTAAAAAGCTTTAGCCATCCAACATAAAGCATATAAATATGATCTGTTTGTGATAGAGAATCTCCCCTCATTTTCACAATAACCTTAATTGAGATTTTTAACATTCCAAGCACTAACATGACACTCCTTTCTTtcttaaattaaattcaatGGAGGAAgcctaaaagaataaaaatcttTGATCAGAAATAGAGAATAAAATGCCATACCTTAGTGCGTTCTTCCTCCATTTGCTCAAAATTCCTTCTTATGCTCTCTGGAATCTTAGGCTTTGTAACACGCACACTTATAATTTCAATTCCAGGAGCATATCTTGTGCAATCAACCTGAAGTGCATCTTTCATCTTTTCATCAATctgaaaaatgttgaaattgaTGGTTTTGAGCAATGTCAATGGAAAAGAGGACGAATATAAATAAGGAAGACAAGCTTTATACAACTTTTGACCTAATGCAGCACAAAAAGTTATGATGGTTTGAGGTCAACATGAATACGAGCACTCCCTCTAATAAATCCCGAGTATATATTAAATGGGAATAACTTAACAAAAGGATTGTATGTTGTATCTCATCTATTAGGCAGATAGCCCTTCTGGAAAAAACACTTGCAATAACCAACAATGGAAAATGGAAATAGCAGCATTAACTGCATGCTAGTCAAAGCAATAAAGTAATACAGGTAATTCTTCTCACCTGGTCAAACACATCTATGTAGACTTGTTGAAGACTATGAGAGCTGCAGAACTGATTGATTTCATGATGAATCTTGTCATATATCCATGTGTTGTCATAATCCACTCCATAGTTAAGTAGTGTATCATACACATGGTCCTTACGCAACCGATTAACAACCTGAATAATGAATTTAATCGGTGAAATAGAGCTCTAAAACTCTTACAACACTAATGAGAGAAGCATGTAATGGTCTTACCTCTATCTTCTCAAAGTTAATCATGACACCCCCTTTGGTACCACATGGAATGTCTTTCACCTGCATATATTAAGACAGATGAATGATTCAATAATTAATGTAACTACAGAGTCTTTAATCTTCATAAGCTAACTCAAACAGTTTACTTGATCTGTCTGAAGTGTCACTTGAACAGGCTCATAGTGGGTGATTAAAGGTAGTTTTAGATGAAAACCTGGTAATAAGATACATATAAGTCCAGCACAACAATATATCAAGTTATCAACTACTAAAATACTataagaaaagagaaaatgtAAAGCTTCCAGACCTGGACTTGTAATTGTGTTTAAGAGGGCACCTCCTCTCCAATACACCCCAACATGACCTTCCGGAACTTGGTGCACGATGGAAAAACTACTTTTAGTGCCAGAAGTTAAGGATGGGATCACTATCTGTAAATGAATTATCATAGAATGTTACAAAATTTGGCAATCAATATTCAATTATGGCATTTTTTCTTTGCTTGAAAAGTCTAAAAAGCAAGAATTGCAAATCAAACTAACATTAAAATATTTCTCATTTTTGGTGAACTAATGGTTGCTATAGAATTAAATTCTTCATAGTTAGAGATAAAAGGGGGGGAAAGCATTTTGAAATCAACGAAGTTGCCAATAACATGATTTTGCAAGAATTCATCTTATTCCAAACAAGTCTTATAATAACTCAGCATACTATTTCAATAATTTAACTTAAGAAAGAAGTGTCGGATAATTCAAAAAGCacagattttatttttttaatgtcgCGGTATTAGTCTCCGGCTTATGATGCTCAGCCGCAGGAATTTTGCCTCAtacaatacatatatatatatatatatatatatatatatatatatatatatatatatatatatatatatatatcaggtTACATATAGTTAgtattcgtaatgttttgcaattatcaatataaaaatatattggatGAAATAATCCAGGCCAATCTTGCAATGAgacaaatattattaattactaCATACAAATACAttcatgaaattttatttttttggtcaatCGACCAAAGAGATCTTTTATATCAAGAAAACCGATTTTATACAACTTACAGCACTAAGCTCTaaaacaataaagaaaaaaaagaagaaattaatGCCACCTACCTGTAATAGTTCTATCTAGTACAGGAAAATTACAATTAGACCAAACATCTTTTACTAGATAAGAACACTTGAGCTGGAGAAAGCAACTTTTGATTAAATACAGTTTTATTTATAGCTTGCCAAATGAAGTAGACAGATGCATATAAACTAATCCTTCTAGCCCTACTTAGGATAGATTTTCCAATAGCTCTTGTAAAGAAACTAACCTCTCTTCTCCACTTAAGGACAGGCCTTCCAAAGTTCCGATGCCACAAGCAACCAACACTTTTTTCCAAATATCATTtgaaaaaacacaattaaaaaataagtgCTCCACAGATTCAGAATCTCTTTGACAGAGAGGACAAAGATCTGAGTTAATTATTTTCCAACGCAAACAACTTATCCTTTGTATGAAGTCTATTCAGCATGGCCGGCCAAGTGACAAATGAATATCTAGGAATATTCCTTGAAAACCACACAAGACGATACCAACTAACTTTTTGTTTAATAGGCAGAAGGGCTCTCCAAGCACTATTAACAGAGAACTGACCACTTCTATAATGCTGTCAAGACACTTTATCAACAATATTACCAACTACTTCAAAATTCAATCTAACATAACTCCATACGTTAAGAGTATAATCATCCAAAGGCTCGGGAGAGTTCCAATTCCCATCTTTCCAAACATCTCTCACCGCAACAGTCTTAGGAAAACCAGAATTATAAATATGGACACGAGGGAATCTATCATATAGTGATTGACCTTTGGCCCAAGGATCAAACCAAAAGGAAAACAGATTACCATCTCCCAATTTGTAGTCAAAGAATATTTTGACATCATTCCTAATGTTCAGAAGTTGTCTCCAGCTCCAAGAAGAATCAAAATGTTTGGTTATGCCCCAAAAACTAAGCGTTTTCAGCTTATTAGAAGAAACCCAGATAGCCCAAGTAGAAGGCTTATAAGTCACAAGATCCCAAATATGTTTAGTAATAGCTGCTTTGTTCCAAATATTAGATCTAACACCTAACCCACCATAACTAGACCACCTTGCTTACTAGACTACTGAATAATCTTGGCAAAGAAACCTTATACAAAAGAACTAACCACCAAAGATCAAGAAGCAACAGAAGAAACCCGCCCAATATTTAAATTCAGTTAAAGCCCTTTTATGGATCCCAGATAGTAGTTCAATTGAGTTACTTTTATTTCTTTCAAGCATAATAAATTTCAAGGGAAAAACAACTTAAAGCATATATCTCCTAAATACCAAACCGTGCATTAAACAGGTATAAGAGTTTCCCCGTTGAGAGAACATAAATCGCTTTCAACCACCTGGTTCAAAATATTATCTAGCAATCTAGTTCTCATGCATCAATAAAGAAGCAAAGATAGAGAATGATATTTCCGGTAATATTACCTGTATAACTGCTAAACTACTGGAAAGGCAAAACACAAGATTAACAAGCAAACATGTATTCACTCAAAGTAGCATAAAGttgaaattattgattttaCTTCCACTTTCGACAGTGATCACATTTTATCCAAAATGCTTACCAGAATAAGAGAATAAACAGTAATTAAAATTCAACTTCTACTAAGCTTAAACATTTCAAGTGCTTTAGTCATAGTGCTAAGACTTTAAAGATAGTACaaattgtcattttatttttatttttggttatttttttatttttcgctCATTAGTTTTTTGCACTCACAATATcgtcctttttttttatcaattctaGGTCAACCTAAAGCCGATCAACGATCAACCAAATGACAGTGTATCATTATTCTGTTTCAATACAAATTAACAAGATTAACCAAATATATATTGAGATCAACATGTGTACAACATAGTAACATTACAAAGGATCTAAAACCATGCCAAAGAAACCTTCCATAAGTATCATCTAGGAGATACTTAGTCTAGGagttttattaaataataatggTTAAACGAACTACACTAACAAACCGGTCATTTATCATTACTGTAGATTTATATGAAGCGATTTTAGATCAATCCTTACAACGAAAAGGCATTTGAAAGacactgaaaaaaaaaacatcaagaaGTTGAAtggatgaaaatgaaaaactaaaataatagtGTTAGGATTACTGCAGACAATCAACGAAGCAACAAATCATTAAGCATTTCTAGAACAGTATAATACAATCGCATTAACAGTAGTAATAGTGCTAGTAAAGATAAATAGAGAGTAATATAGTACCAGTGAAATGATAGCGATGAAGGCGAAGAAAACAGTGAGAATGGAAGAGAAATCGCCGTTAGCTGCTGGCGGTGGTTCCTCTGGTAAACGCCGTCGtggttgctgctgctgctgctgttgtTGATCCATGGAAGATGGAGAAAAGAAGGTTTTAGCAGTGGTTTTGTGAATTGGAAGCAGCAGAGCGTTTTGCGTGTTTGCAGGGTCGTCGTCCTCAACAGTGCCGGTTTTTTCCGCTAGATTGGGCTAAGACTAATGGAGCCTGTTGGCTCCAATCCAAGTATTATAAAGAGGAAATTAGACAATAcacttaaaaattgaaaatattcaCACTGAGCACTTAGGTAGTCTTTTTATTGGGACCAAcactttttaatttgaaaaaattaaccTTAGCACGTAATTAGTTGCGCTGAACACCTAATTAGTAAAAGTAATTGCAATGGACACGTATTCTTCTTTTTTCCTCTATTTCTTTCTTATGTAATCTATTGCTTCACCCAATTTCACCATTTTCATCAATCCACTACACAAACCAATGGATATAAAAAAAGATCATGATCATGggtttctattattttttatttcttttgtaattcatgttttttttc
This window contains:
- the LOC126688327 gene encoding uncharacterized protein LOC126688327; its protein translation is MDQQQQQQQQPRRRLPEEPPPAANGDFSSILTVFFAFIAIISLIVIPSLTSGTKSSFSIVHQVPEGHVGVYWRGGALLNTITSPGFHLKLPLITHYEPVQVTLQTDQVKDIPCGTKGGVMINFEKIEVVNRLRKDHVYDTLLNYGVDYDNTWIYDKIHHEINQFCSSHSLQQVYIDVFDQIDEKMKDALQVDCTRYAPGIEIISVRVTKPKIPESIRRNFEQMEEERTKVLIAIERQKVVEKEAETTKKMAISEAEKNANVSKILMEQKLMEKDSSRRQQEIENQMYMAQEKSLADAAFYRVLKEAEANKLKLTSEFLELKFIEAIANNTKIFFGDKIPNMIFDQRLLGNILQRAPGNSD